Genomic window (Parus major isolate Abel unplaced genomic scaffold, Parus_major1.1 Scaffold342, whole genome shotgun sequence):
GGGTGCTGGaggtgggggaggaggaggccGGGCTGGGGGGTCCCGTGGGGATGCTGACACCCCCTGTGCCCGCAGGAAGTCGCAGGAGAACCGGCGCGTCTTCTCCGAGGACAAGCTGAAGGAGGGGCAGAGCGTCATCGGGCTGCAGATGGGCACCAACCGGGGCGCCTCGCAGGCTGGCATGACGGGCTACGGGATGCCCCGCCAGATCCTCTGAGGCCCTCCGGACCCCCCCGCGCCCCCAAACTGCCTTAACCCCCACCGTGGACCAGCCGGGTGCCCCCCGGCCCGGGCAGCTGCCCCCTCGCCAGTTTTGTCAGGACCAAagtcattttttattattattatttggcTGGGTGGGGGCGGTGCCGCTGCGCCCACCCCACCGCCCCGCAGTGCCTTGGGGGCTGCTGGAGGGCCCCCCCAGCGTGTTAGGGAGCGACCCCCGTGCCCCAATAAACGGTTCCTCTTCTTTCCAGGCCTGTGGTTGTgatttggggctgggggctcctgcTGGGTTACAAAAGGGGGGGACCCCGGTCGGGGGGTGCAGGGACCTCATGGCCTCGGGGGCAGCAGCCACGTGAAGGGGCGGGGCCTCGACAGAGGGGGCGGGGCTTGGGCGGGGTCAGCGCAGTGGTCAAAGGGGCGGGATAATGAGTGGGTGGGGCTATGCTGATGAGGGGAGGGGCTTGAGTGGGCGTGGTAACGAtcagagggaggggagggggcgtCACTGGTGACTCTCCCACGACCCCCGAGGGGCGGGGGTCGCTCGTGTTCGTGTGGGGGCACTTGAAGGGGGTCTGTGCCAGGAGGGCACCGCACCGGGTGACGCAGCTCCGCCAAGCCCCGCCTCTTTCAGCCTGAGCCCCGCCCCTCCCGGCTGAGGCACCGCCCCCAATTCCCGGCCCGTTCCGGGACGCTCTGTGAGAAGTTGGGGCGTTGCCGTGGCAACAATCTGTCCCGACACATCGCGACAGCGGCTGCGGGCACATTGCCGGACCCGGGAGAACGGGAGAGCCCCGGGAGCGCCGGCTGGGGCAGCGCCATGGCAGCCGCGACTGCCGGCACCGGAGCCCGGCCCCTCCGGCCCGGACGCTCCTCCCGGGGGTCCCTCCTCGCCCGCCGCCTCCAGCTTTCCCCGCCGGGATTGCAGTCCGTCCGTCCGTCACCGTGCCTCCCCCCCGAGCTCCCGGGCTCCCCAGCCTCCCCCTCACCCGACAGAATGTCCGGCTGCTCCCGCTGACCCCCGGCCCCTCCGTCCCCTCCGAGCCTCCCCCGCCACCCCGCGGGGATCCCGGCAGAGGGATCAGAGCTCCCGCCGGGACCCGGCGGTGTCCGGGGAGCTCCATCTGGAGAGGGGAATTCGGATCCCTCaaacttttcttctctgcaggtCACGGGCTCCAGCAGCGCTGTCGTGATTTCTCAGGATGAACCAAAACATCCTCAAGAGATTCTCTCCTTCAAGCCCAAGCTGAAGACCATCCAAGTCATCACCAAAGACGTGATCCGGGAACTCGTGTAAGGCTGTGCCCGAGCCCTGAGGGCTTTTGGGCGAATGGGTGTCACTGCACCATCCCAAAATGTCCGGGCAGCAGGGATTGGCGGTGTGCCCGGGGCTGCTGCCCCCGCACCCCAGCCTGGGGCCACTTCCAGCACACTTGGCCTTCCTGCCTCCCCCCAGGCCGGGAGAGCCGGGTCCCCACGGCTCCCCCAGCGCTTCCTGCCTTGCTCTGGGCTGCCTCGGTGGCCGAGGGGGCGGCTCGGGCAGCTCAGGGAACACAGCAAGCCCTTGGGCTCTGGGTGACACTCAGCTCTCTCCCCGTGCTCCCCAGCGTTCCCCAGGAGAAACCCGAAGCGTGTCTCATCATCGGGGAGAAGGAATATGAGAGGATCAAGGAGTCAGCTCGAGCCCCGAGCGAGGAGGAGCGCCGGGACAGGCAGAAGAGCCTGAAAGCCAGACAGGACGCTGCTTTCGTAGGCATCTCCCCTCCTGCTTGCCCCTTTTGCCGCTCGGCGTTGCGGGGCTGGTGGCTTCCCCCAGGGGCTCCCGTTTGCCCCCCGTGTTTTGGGGCTCAGGGGAGGCTGCCGGGCTCggggctccagggagagctgggcagcATCGCTGGGATTGTGCCCGGCGCTCCCGGCCTTGCACGGGCCAGAGGGGTGTGTGGCCAAGGGGTGCGAAGGGGGGCCCAGGGCCGGGCCAGGGTCCCTGGAACCCGTCCCGTCCCCGCTCCGTGCCGGGAGCGCGGCGGCTCCAGCGGGAGGGAGCCCTGCGAGCCCTCGGGAAGGCGGCCGCGATTGGGCAGCGCTCTCTGTCCCCGCAGGAAGCCCTGCAAAAGGCCAAGAGCGaggagcagagaaaggcagagctgcaggacgAGAGGGAGCGGCGGAGAGACGtggaagaggagctgcagcaggagaagcagcagctgctgcagcggGCGGCCAGgatgaggctggagcaggaggaagagatCCGGGCGCTGAACACGGTAGGGCCAGCGCTCCCCGCTGCCGGCCGCCACCGCCCgagcctgccctgctccccgTGCTGCCGGGCTCTTCCTCTCCTTGCCTCGGCCCCTGCTCCCCGTGTCCCGGAGCGGCTCCGAGCCACAGAGCCCTCTCGTCCCCACAGCTCTTCCTGGAAGCCAAGTGCAACATGATCTGGGACAAGCAGGTCCTGGAGAAGCGCACGATCCGCAAGGAACTGGCGGACGAGGAGAAGCGGCTGGACAAGATGATGCTGATGGAGTGGGAGAAGGGCAGCgaggtgcaggaggagctggagtgccaaaggaagcaggagctgctgaggtggGCAGGAggctccctgctgcccatggaggCGCCCGGGCCGTGCCaagcccagcagccctgcccgTGCCGGCCTTCCCAGCACGGCGAGCGCCATGGGGCCAGAGGGagcctcctgctctcctgtcgccagagccaggcaggacaTCGCCAAACAGATGGAGCAGAACGCGGAGGAGCGAGCGCTGAGGGAGGAGGAGCTGTACCAGGAGGGCCAGAGGCACCTGGAGCGGCTGGAGCAGATGAAGAGGGAGGATCGcaaggtgggagcagggaacagggggctgcagggagctttCCAGGAGGCCGCAAaggctctggcagggctggctcagccACACGCGgggcctggggacagcaggcagcagcagcagagctctgcgCCCTTGGGGACTCCGCGGCAGCCCCGGGACGTGGCCCAAAGCCTCCCTGGCCTGAGCGAGGACAAGGAGGAGGGAGCACTCGGGCCCGTGGCCTCCAACCGTGCGGGCCATTTCCAGgcctggcagcaggaacaggagcgCCGAAAGCAAATCCATGCCGAGATTAAACAATTCAACGAGGAgagccagaggctgcaggaggagcagcggAAGcgggagaggctggaggaggagcgGGCGCTGGAGCAGCAGCGGCAGAAAGATGTGAGAGCAGCGGGGTTCTggtgggctgggcaggggctgcaggagctgccatgGGGGGCTGTCCCATCCTGGGGCTCTAtcccctcctggggctctgtCCCTCACCCCAGGCTCTGTCCTTCACCCCGAGCTCTGTCCCTCACCCCGGGCTCTGTCCCTCACCACGGGCTCTGTCCCTCACCCCGGGCTCTGTCCCTCACTCCAGGCTCTTTCCCTCACCCCGGGCTCTGTCCCCGTAGGAGCGCGATGCTGCCTTGGAGGCGGAGAAGGAACGGCTGcggctggagaaggagaaggcGCTGGCCCGGCTCAGGGTGACGCAGGAGCGGGCCCAGGACTGGCTGGCAGAGCGGGTGAGTGGCCCAGGCACGGCTGACGCTCCCCTGGCACCGTCGCTGTCCCCGGCCCGGCCAAGGGGCAGCGGCCCCGGGTGCGGGGGCTCggcaggagcagcccccggGTGCGGGGCACGCCCTGGAGCGGTGGCGGCAGAGGCAGAGCCACGGCCCGGGGC
Coding sequences:
- the CFAP45 gene encoding cilia- and flagella-associated protein 45, with protein sequence PPSPPSLPRHPAGIPAEGSELPPGPGGVRGAPSGEGNSDPSNFSSLQVTGSSSAVVISQDEPKHPQEILSFKPKLKTIQVITKDVIRELVVPQEKPEACLIIGEKEYERIKESARAPSEEERRDRQKSLKARQDAAFEALQKAKSEEQRKAELQDERERRRDVEEELQQEKQQLLQRAARMRLEQEEEIRALNTLFLEAKCNMIWDKQVLEKRTIRKELADEEKRLDKMMLMEWEKGSEVQEELECQRKQELLRARQDIAKQMEQNAEERALREEELYQEGQRHLERLEQMKREDRKAWQQEQERRKQIHAEIKQFNEESQRLQEEQRKRERLEEERALEQQRQKDERDAALEAEKERLRLEKEKALARLRVTQERAQDWLAERDALRAKRNQEAAEREWRRQELEKARKKAELEQQLRQERLQQVAQKEEYVAMQLEQERQEFQRVLRAQQEQLEREKLQWEQRQLRQRAHAQYLRRQIQELQQQRQRQREALIEEGRQQQQEARQRSQRLARFGQQKLQELRATGMPEKFCAQVERKAQKRAKAILS